A portion of the Pleuronectes platessa chromosome 15, fPlePla1.1, whole genome shotgun sequence genome contains these proteins:
- the LOC128457172 gene encoding uncharacterized protein LOC128457172 produces MERDCRLELIGLLLLFLALLISMSLNLIFFLRQRASLCREKDDCCFSPIYEGERPSQVEGRFFPDLQEDPHMQQENPIYGNISTMRTEVFPEMMTIPPTRSRTEPCQTDLNYASLDLKIAKKRKRKYQQQLDQTRSSRQDQLPVHLTPPMNSFLEVDRDVEAHLPPRDTSIMVSHSSIYLNSQQIALETEEMAKERSMNWEREELGWGGNTLEEDGGTTDWRGEEESEERTDRELGVGNGSVGTHAAQRDSEDFTSSIWQDGDRQCII; encoded by the exons ATGGAACGAG attGTCGCCTTGAACTCATAGGTCTGTTGCTTTTATTCCTGGCCTTGTTGATCTCGATGAGTCTCAATCTCATTTTCTTCCTCAGACAAAGAGCTTCTTTGTGCAGAG AAAAAGATGACTGCTGCTTCTCACCTATTTATGAAGGAGAAAG GCCGTCACAGGTCGAAGGTCGTTTCTTTCCTGACCTGCAGGAAGATCCCCACATGCAACAGGAAAATCCAATCTATGGAAACATCAGCACAATGAGAACAG AGGTTTTCCCCGAGATGATGACCATCCCACCCACAAGAAGTCGTACGGAG CCTTGTCAGACTGACCTGAATTACGCCTCGTTGGATTTGAAGATCGCAAAGAAACGCAAGAGGAAGTATCAACAGCAGCTGGACCAGACTCGGAGCAGCCGTCAGGATCAGCTGCCGGTTCACCTCACACCCCCCATGAATAGTTTCTTGGAGGTGGACAGAGACGTGGAGGCTCACCTTCCTCCCAGAGACACCAGCATCATGGTCTCACACTCCAGCATCTACCTGAACAGCCAGCAGATAGCCCTGGAGACGGAGGAGATGGCCAAAGAAAGGAGTATGAACTGGGAGAGGGAGGAACTGGGGTGGGGAGGAAATACACTCGAGGAGGACGGGGGAACGACggactggagaggagaggaagagagtgaaGAAAGAACAGATAGAGAGCTGGGTGTTGGGAATGGGTCTGTGGGTACACATGCTGCTCAGAGAGATTCAGAGGATTTCACCAGCAGCATCTGGCAAGATGGTGACCGACAATGTATCATATAG
- the LOC128456748 gene encoding ion channel TACAN codes for MLFSPEGVSECLREWEDLEKDYQQLQDTHRLYKQKLEEVTKLQVSCHGAISRQKKKLKELTASLEECKNESPTPDPSPDDVDPITEIEDSIKDRTKAFCEMEAFLPRKNGLYLSLVLGNVNVTLLNKQSKFAYKDEYEKFKLVLAVILFLFSFTCRFLFSNRALDAMFNFLLVWYYCTLTIRESILINNGSRIKGWWVSHHYVSAFLSGVMLTWPKGALYQMFRNQFLGYSLYQSFVQFLQCYYQSGSLYRLRALGERHNMDLTVEGFQSWMWRGLTFLLPFLFFCHFWQLYNSITLFKMFQLPECKEWQVVMCGCAYMVLFMGNFFTTLGVVYQKYMNNQDKSKTL; via the exons ATGTTGTTCAGTCCCGAGGGAGTCAGCGAGTGTCTGAGGGAATGGGAGGACTTGGAGAAAGACTACCAGCAGCTCCAG GACACCCATCGTCTTTACAAACAGAAGCTGGAGGAAGTGACCAAGCTGCAGGTCAGCTGTCACGGGGCCATCTCAcgtcagaagaagaagctgaaagaaCTCACAGCATCGCTAGAGGA ATGCAAAAACGAAAGTCCGACTCCCGACCCGAGTCCCGACGATGTTGATCCCATCACTGAAATCGAAGACTCCATCAAAGACAGAACAAAGGCTTTCTGTGAGATGGAAGCGTTCCTGCCGAGGAAGAACGG gCTCTACCTCTCTCTAGTTTTAGGAAACGTCAACGTGACGCTCCTCAACAAACAGTCAAA ATTCGCCTACAAAGACGAATATGAGAAGTTTAAACTGGTCCTGGCCGTCATCCTCTTCCTGTTCTCCTTCACGTGTCGCTTTCTGTTCAGCAACAG agcCCTCGATGCCATGTTCAACTTCCTGCTGGTGTGGTACTACTGCACGCTCACCATCCGGGAGAGCATCCTCATCAACAACGGCTCCAG GATTAAAGGTTGGTGGGTTTCCCATCACTATGTGTCGGCCTTCCTGTCTGGAGTCATGCTGACGTG GCCTAAAGGTGCCCTCTACCAGATGTTTAGAAACCAGTTCCTAGGATACTCTCTTTACCAAA GTTTTGTCCAGTTTCTCCAGTGCTATTACCAGAGCGGCTCCTTGTACCGACTCCGAGCTCTGGGGGAGAGACACAACATGGACCTCACAGTCG AGGGCTTCCAGTCGTGGATGTGGAGAGGTCTGaccttcctcctccccttcctgttCTTTTGTCAC ttctGGCAGCTTTACAACAGTATAACACTGTTCAAGATGTTCCAGCTCCCAGAGTGCAAAGAGTGGCAG GTGGTTATGTGCGGCTGCGCCTACATGGTGCTCTTCATGGGAAACTTCTTCACCACGCTGGGAGTGGTTTACCAGAAATACATGAACAACCAGGACAAGTCTAAGACCTTATAG